The Bacillus sp. F19 DNA segment TTGGCTATACATTCGTTCCTGTTGAAGTAGCGCTTGATAAAGAAATCGCTGTAAACTGATTCGTTTAAAAAAACGGATGGAATACAGAAAGAGCCTGGAGGCAGCCTCCAGGCTCTTTTTTTGATGTACTACTCCTTGTTCGGCGGTACAGCACAGCTTCCGTCTGCGCAAAATGCGTCATTACCGCTTTCTTCAGACAGGTCCTGCAAGGTAGGTTCAGGATTTTCTTCTTCCCAAACCTTCTGAAGTGCACCTGCAAATGTTTCTGCCCGCTGCGCCCCTGAAATCGCATATTTTTGATTGATGACGAAAAAGGGTACTCCGCTTATGCCGTATTGCTGCGCAATTCCTTCATCTTTTCTCACTTCAGCTGCAAATGAACTTTTGTCATCCAGAACTTCTAATGCTTTCTGGCGCTCAAGACCTGATGCTTCTGCCAGATCTGCAAGGGTATGATGATTTCCCAAGTCTTTATTATCTGTAAAATAGGCGTAAAGAAGGTTTTCTGTCATAGTCCCCTCTTTACCATGTGTTTTAGCAAACTTCACCAGGCGGTGAGCGTCAAATGTATTCGTTGGCTTCATCTCGTCAAAGCGGAATGTCAGACCAGCACTTTTTGCCTGCTGCCCGATTCCGGCATTCGCTTCCTTCGCTTGTTCAATCGTCATGCCGTATTTGGATGCCAATGCCTCATCAATCGTTTTCCCGCTGTTTAGGGGAGCATTTTGATCCAATTCAAAGCTCTTATAGACAACTTCAACTAGATCTTTATGCGGAAATTCAGCCAGCGCTTCTTCTAATCTGCGCTTACCTATATAACAAAATGGACAGACAAAGTCAGACCATACTTCAATTTTCATAAGACACCTCATTCATTTATTGATTGCTTCTATAGTAGCATAACCTATTTCAAAAGCGCAGGCGCCTTGCTCAGTTCCGTTCAAACCGGGGGTCAGGCAACCCTGTATATTGGTATCATTTCCTTAAACATCAACATCAAACAATGTTCATGCTCTGCCTGTAAATATGGAAAATGTCGAAAAGCAATACTTCGAAAAACAGCCTTTTTCTAATCTGAACATATCAAAGACTCTAAAAAAAGTGGTAAGGTGAACATAAGAAAATAGAAACGGGGAATGAAAGATGAAGAAAGAACAGGTA contains these protein-coding regions:
- a CDS encoding DsbA family oxidoreductase, producing MKIEVWSDFVCPFCYIGKRRLEEALAEFPHKDLVEVVYKSFELDQNAPLNSGKTIDEALASKYGMTIEQAKEANAGIGQQAKSAGLTFRFDEMKPTNTFDAHRLVKFAKTHGKEGTMTENLLYAYFTDNKDLGNHHTLADLAEASGLERQKALEVLDDKSSFAAEVRKDEGIAQQYGISGVPFFVINQKYAISGAQRAETFAGALQKVWEEENPEPTLQDLSEESGNDAFCADGSCAVPPNKE